A region from the Desulfomonile tiedjei genome encodes:
- a CDS encoding AMP-binding protein codes for MIKARVKAENPQANLKLYFETCSGFSWSEAEKEFSPREGGKINIAAEAVDRWADDPAKQSVRALVFEKAGKIQSFSYLELKEKSCRWAGLLSVHGFNPGDRLLLLLPPCPEIYFIMVACARLGVIFSTLYTTLNFEELQWRIRNAEPRGIVAHPDLTERLSPEAMEGVKYLFLVETASPGPNPGEVAVEPLLEAMPKDFTNRWLPPETPLYLLYTSGSTGPPKGVVHAHQDMVGHLITGKYVLDLNEGSVLWTDGDPAWVLGTVYGAFAPWLCCATSVVQRDPFSASSWYRTLERHQVSVWYTTPSILRRLMEAGDDLPGRYDFSYLRHIATVGENLPPDLFYWARQNLKHSPHDNWWMTETGMICIANFPSQQIKPGSMGRPVPGIEAAVIDRDGNPLSLLSLGELALKVGWPSMMRAIWRDEERYSAYFRNGWFLTGDMVIKDEDGYFYHQGRNDDLIKAGQEFIGPYEIEQVLSQHPAVAEAAVISKMVDAGKPTLKAFVTINKGFTPSARLNYEIKAYVKTNVHYLVPLTEIAFVEELPKTRSGKLLRRVLRARELGLPVGDTSKLRE; via the coding sequence ATGATCAAGGCTCGAGTGAAAGCGGAGAATCCGCAAGCCAATTTGAAATTGTACTTTGAGACCTGTTCCGGTTTTTCGTGGTCTGAAGCCGAGAAGGAATTTTCTCCGCGGGAGGGCGGCAAAATTAACATCGCGGCCGAAGCCGTGGATCGTTGGGCGGATGACCCTGCCAAACAGTCTGTTCGCGCTCTGGTGTTCGAGAAAGCGGGGAAGATTCAGTCCTTCAGTTATCTGGAACTGAAGGAAAAATCTTGCCGATGGGCCGGCTTACTTTCCGTTCACGGCTTCAACCCCGGAGACCGCCTGTTGCTGTTGCTGCCTCCCTGTCCGGAAATTTATTTTATCATGGTGGCTTGCGCTCGGCTGGGCGTGATCTTTTCGACTCTGTATACCACCCTCAATTTTGAAGAGCTGCAATGGCGAATCCGGAACGCGGAACCGCGCGGCATTGTCGCGCATCCCGACCTGACGGAGAGACTCTCTCCGGAAGCCATGGAAGGAGTAAAGTATCTTTTCCTGGTGGAGACTGCCTCGCCCGGTCCAAATCCCGGAGAAGTTGCAGTGGAACCCCTTTTGGAAGCCATGCCCAAGGACTTCACCAACAGATGGCTTCCACCGGAGACACCGCTGTACCTCCTCTATACGTCAGGTTCCACAGGCCCGCCAAAAGGAGTGGTTCACGCGCATCAGGACATGGTCGGCCATCTGATCACCGGCAAATATGTCCTGGACCTGAACGAAGGATCGGTGCTCTGGACCGACGGCGACCCTGCCTGGGTTTTAGGCACGGTGTACGGCGCATTTGCTCCTTGGCTCTGCTGCGCGACCTCGGTGGTTCAGCGAGACCCTTTCTCCGCCTCGAGTTGGTATCGGACCCTGGAAAGGCACCAGGTTTCCGTCTGGTACACCACGCCCTCGATTTTACGCAGACTCATGGAGGCTGGAGACGACCTTCCCGGCAGGTACGATTTTTCCTATCTTCGGCACATCGCGACGGTCGGTGAAAATTTGCCGCCCGATCTCTTCTACTGGGCAAGGCAGAACCTGAAACACTCGCCCCATGACAACTGGTGGATGACTGAAACGGGAATGATTTGTATTGCGAACTTTCCCTCGCAACAGATCAAGCCGGGATCGATGGGAAGGCCTGTGCCGGGTATTGAGGCCGCAGTTATAGACCGTGATGGCAACCCGCTGTCCCTACTAAGTCTTGGGGAATTGGCGCTCAAAGTGGGATGGCCTTCCATGATGCGGGCTATCTGGCGCGACGAGGAAAGGTATTCCGCGTACTTCCGGAATGGGTGGTTCCTTACCGGAGACATGGTCATCAAGGATGAAGACGGGTACTTCTATCATCAGGGCCGGAACGATGACCTCATTAAGGCCGGCCAGGAGTTCATAGGCCCTTATGAGATCGAGCAGGTGCTAAGCCAGCATCCGGCTGTTGCAGAGGCTGCCGTCATCTCCAAAATGGTGGATGCGGGAAAACCGACCCTGAAAGCCTTTGTGACGATTAACAAGGGATTCACGCCGTCGGCTCGCTTGAACTATGAAATCAAGGCATACGTCAAAACAAACGTCCATTATCTAGTACCACTGACTGAAATAGCCTTTGTCGAAGAGCTTCCCAAGACCCGCTCGGGTAAACTGCTCCGAAGGGTCCTCCGAGCCCGCGAACTTGGCCTCCCCGTGGGCGATACCTCCAAGCTGAGAGAATAG
- a CDS encoding type II toxin-antitoxin system HicB family antitoxin, which translates to MRAFTAVIERCPDTGLYVGYIPGFPGAHSQGETIDELNRNLREVIEMLLEDGEHRA; encoded by the coding sequence ATGAGAGCCTTTACAGCCGTGATTGAGCGATGCCCTGATACCGGCCTTTACGTTGGATATATCCCGGGTTTTCCAGGGGCGCATTCTCAAGGCGAGACTATCGACGAACTCAATCGCAATCTGCGCGAGGTCATAGAGATGCTCCTCGAGGACGGGGAACATCGAGCTTAG
- a CDS encoding flavodoxin family protein: MKIASILGSPRSKSNSSTLARIVTEKAKELGAQTEEFVLNKLQFKGCQGCETCKTKLDHCVLKDDLTAVLEAVREADVVVLATPNYFGEVSGQFKLFFDRTYSFVNPDFTSRLSPGKLSVFIMSQGQPDLNAYADVHPRYERWLKHYGFVTNHVLRMNGPRNADSVAKRPDLTSQAEEIAKSLMVNP, from the coding sequence ATGAAGATCGCGTCTATCCTGGGAAGTCCACGGTCCAAAAGCAATAGCAGCACCCTTGCTCGAATTGTCACGGAAAAGGCAAAGGAACTCGGGGCCCAGACTGAGGAATTCGTGCTCAACAAGCTCCAATTCAAAGGATGTCAGGGTTGCGAGACCTGCAAAACAAAGCTGGATCACTGTGTGCTAAAGGACGATTTAACAGCGGTGCTTGAAGCCGTAAGGGAAGCCGATGTGGTGGTTCTGGCCACTCCGAATTATTTCGGAGAAGTTTCGGGTCAGTTCAAGCTGTTTTTCGACCGTACTTATTCCTTTGTTAACCCGGATTTCACCAGCCGCCTCAGCCCGGGCAAGCTCTCGGTCTTCATTATGTCCCAGGGGCAACCGGACCTGAACGCGTACGCGGATGTGCACCCACGCTACGAAAGGTGGTTGAAACATTACGGATTCGTCACCAATCACGTCTTGCGGATGAATGGCCCGCGAAATGCCGACTCGGTGGCAAAGCGGCCCGATCTAACCAGCCAGGCGGAAGAGATTGCTAAAAGCCTCATGGTCAACCCCTAG
- a CDS encoding acyloxyacyl hydrolase has protein sequence MGFICRLNSPVVLSALLVAFFLPPNATAWDYGLPQNQNPYFVAGDFAGDPDLGRGPIAPTCLTPQVFKPSHEYLIKLAYGKTFGTSTELDYATLEFSRRVTKYPALTVFGPALAEVQVALMASYVFYNEGTIERIKNLNFRDGYELAWVPKGRFTFPHTLMGLAPYLESGAGLSYVSETYRNSGSRWNWSLLGGCGIEKCVPGGGVLSLGVQWRHLSNGNMWGQGDELHNSNSGTDMIQGLATFLHQF, from the coding sequence GTGGGTTTTATTTGTCGCCTGAATAGCCCTGTCGTATTGTCGGCGCTCCTTGTCGCATTTTTCCTTCCCCCAAACGCTACAGCCTGGGACTATGGTTTGCCCCAAAATCAAAACCCGTATTTCGTCGCGGGGGACTTTGCCGGGGATCCTGATCTTGGCAGGGGGCCGATTGCACCTACATGTCTGACTCCTCAGGTGTTTAAACCAAGTCACGAGTACCTCATAAAGCTGGCATACGGCAAAACGTTCGGCACTTCCACCGAACTGGACTACGCCACGCTGGAATTCAGCAGGCGAGTAACGAAGTATCCTGCATTGACGGTTTTCGGGCCGGCCCTGGCCGAGGTTCAAGTGGCCTTGATGGCCTCTTACGTGTTCTACAACGAGGGGACTATAGAGCGGATCAAAAACCTGAATTTTCGCGATGGGTACGAGTTGGCATGGGTCCCGAAAGGCCGATTCACATTCCCGCACACATTGATGGGCCTTGCCCCTTACCTGGAAAGCGGCGCAGGGCTGAGTTACGTTTCAGAGACGTACCGAAACTCGGGTTCTCGCTGGAACTGGTCACTGCTAGGGGGATGCGGCATCGAGAAATGTGTGCCCGGTGGGGGAGTGCTTTCTCTCGGCGTCCAGTGGCGCCATCTTTCCAACGGAAATATGTGGGGCCAGGGAGATGAATTGCACAATTCAAATTCCGGCACGGACATGATTCAAGGTCTGGCAACATTTCTTCACCAGTTCTGA
- a CDS encoding GNAT family N-acetyltransferase, whose amino-acid sequence MACSRRFEHIDKMGCPFEVGCCGMENLPELTAMYDAFSPKAISQGLPPSSEEQRRKWVKKLIEGGENFIAWKEGKAVGHCALILDRQREDGEYIIFVDQPYRNRGLGTELTAAAVQKAREIGLKRLWLTVEAFNFRAVRVYRKVGFQFCDEVERERTMVLEL is encoded by the coding sequence ATGGCTTGTAGCAGGCGCTTCGAGCACATCGACAAGATGGGGTGCCCGTTCGAGGTGGGCTGCTGCGGCATGGAAAATTTGCCCGAGCTGACCGCGATGTATGACGCGTTCTCACCCAAGGCGATAAGCCAGGGGCTGCCCCCTTCCTCGGAAGAGCAACGCCGCAAGTGGGTCAAAAAACTGATCGAAGGCGGCGAGAACTTCATAGCCTGGAAGGAAGGCAAGGCGGTCGGTCACTGTGCTTTAATCCTTGACCGACAGAGAGAGGACGGCGAGTACATAATATTCGTGGATCAGCCGTATCGGAACAGAGGATTGGGAACCGAGCTGACAGCCGCGGCGGTTCAAAAGGCCCGGGAAATTGGATTGAAACGCCTTTGGCTTACAGTGGAGGCGTTTAACTTCAGGGCTGTCCGCGTGTATCGCAAAGTGGGCTTTCAATTTTGTGACGAAGTCGAACGGGAAAGAACTATGGTTCTTGAGCTGTGA
- a CDS encoding type II toxin-antitoxin system HicB family antitoxin, producing the protein MVRKLTAIIEKEGDGYVSLCPELDIASQGETVEQARNNLKEALELFFETASPEEIEQRPKQELRSQ; encoded by the coding sequence ATGGTACGCAAACTGACCGCAATTATCGAAAAAGAGGGCGATGGTTACGTGTCCTTGTGTCCCGAGCTTGATATCGCCAGCCAGGGCGAGACGGTTGAGCAGGCGCGCAACAATCTTAAAGAGGCCCTGGAATTATTCTTTGAAACAGCTTCGCCGGAAGAAATTGAACAGCGGCCAAAACAGGAGCTGCGCTCCCAGTGA
- a CDS encoding histone deacetylase has translation MSIKVGVVRDLRFLEHKPGLVHPESPNRLRAIYRMLDKDFPDRLEIIQPELAMLEHLELVHPPAYIKQILATADRDFTSLAPDTPASAKSYLAAWLAVGGCIDGLKALLSGRCRVCFSLVRPPGHHALPDRAGGFCIFNNLGITARYAIEEHGFERILIVDWDVHHGNALQDLFYADKRVLYLSSHYMGWYPHTGDWEETGVGQGAGYTVNLPVPKELEDNDIIHIYRDILHSIVKRFRPQLILVAAGFDAHQRDPLGRTRLTEKAFAWLTQIILQLSDSVRSAPILFALEGGYDNWALAASVREVLRVLTFEERLDRIPNVRTARGAAVLERAGKIHTKFNVWTP, from the coding sequence TTGTCCATCAAGGTCGGGGTCGTCCGTGATCTCAGATTCCTGGAACACAAGCCGGGTCTTGTTCATCCCGAGAGTCCTAATCGTCTCAGGGCGATATATAGGATGTTGGACAAGGATTTTCCGGACCGCCTCGAAATTATACAGCCTGAATTAGCGATGCTCGAACACCTGGAATTGGTGCATCCCCCGGCGTACATCAAACAGATTCTCGCGACAGCGGACCGGGACTTCACCAGCCTGGCCCCTGATACTCCGGCCAGCGCCAAGAGCTACTTGGCGGCATGGCTGGCCGTGGGTGGGTGCATCGACGGACTAAAGGCCCTCCTCAGCGGCCGTTGCAGGGTCTGTTTTTCTCTCGTGAGGCCGCCCGGCCATCATGCTCTGCCGGATCGAGCGGGCGGCTTCTGCATATTCAATAACCTGGGTATCACCGCGCGTTATGCCATCGAAGAACACGGCTTTGAAAGAATACTCATCGTCGATTGGGACGTGCATCACGGTAACGCGCTTCAAGATCTGTTTTATGCCGACAAAAGAGTCCTGTACCTTTCATCGCATTATATGGGGTGGTACCCTCACACCGGCGACTGGGAAGAGACGGGTGTGGGCCAGGGCGCAGGGTACACGGTAAATCTCCCCGTCCCAAAAGAATTGGAAGATAATGATATTATCCACATCTATCGTGATATACTGCACTCCATAGTGAAGCGGTTCAGGCCCCAGCTTATCCTGGTGGCCGCGGGCTTCGACGCGCACCAAAGGGACCCGTTGGGCCGGACCCGCTTGACCGAGAAGGCTTTCGCGTGGTTGACGCAAATAATACTCCAACTGAGCGACTCGGTTAGAAGCGCTCCGATTCTCTTTGCGCTTGAAGGTGGATACGACAATTGGGCACTGGCTGCTTCCGTCCGGGAAGTCCTGCGAGTATTGACATTTGAAGAGCGGCTGGATCGAATCCCTAACGTGCGAACTGCCAGAGGAGCCGCGGTTCTAGAGAGAGCCGGAAAAATTCATACCAAATTCAACGTCTGGACTCCCTAG
- a CDS encoding SPOR domain-containing protein produces the protein MKNGWLGLAVIGALLVMAALVLLNLRLIRDDSAPGKSAANASCPPREGAGQLRSGPTAAICENRFEAGRPQVTFYSKLMAPEDKSRPPGEIPAAAITEQDVAAPRQEVKGSEEPKTAVKPEEADRRKPVALPSKLPGSGPPQLVPSGGEAGAKHYTVQVGAFSHPGIAQQWAAKWKARGYDVSLKPVARPMGVIYRLHLGNFSSENQADDLVRHLKSKEGISALRLVVRN, from the coding sequence TTGAAAAATGGCTGGCTGGGCCTCGCAGTAATTGGCGCCCTTTTAGTAATGGCTGCGCTCGTCCTACTCAACCTCAGGCTGATTCGGGACGATTCCGCTCCGGGCAAATCGGCTGCCAATGCATCATGCCCACCACGAGAAGGCGCGGGCCAGCTACGGAGCGGCCCGACCGCCGCGATTTGTGAAAATCGGTTCGAGGCGGGACGCCCCCAGGTGACTTTCTACAGCAAGCTGATGGCTCCTGAGGACAAAAGTCGCCCCCCAGGTGAAATACCCGCGGCAGCAATCACGGAGCAGGATGTTGCTGCTCCGCGACAAGAGGTGAAGGGTTCGGAAGAGCCCAAAACCGCGGTCAAACCTGAGGAAGCGGACCGAAGGAAACCCGTTGCGCTGCCGAGCAAACTGCCGGGCTCAGGGCCTCCTCAGTTAGTGCCCTCTGGCGGAGAGGCCGGAGCGAAGCACTATACGGTGCAGGTCGGCGCTTTCAGCCACCCTGGAATTGCGCAACAATGGGCGGCAAAATGGAAGGCCCGAGGCTATGACGTCTCTTTGAAGCCTGTAGCAAGACCGATGGGGGTCATATATCGACTGCACCTGGGGAACTTTTCATCGGAAAACCAGGCGGACGACCTGGTCCGACACTTGAAATCCAAAGAAGGGATCAGCGCATTGCGTCTCGTGGTTCGCAATTGA
- the gyrA gene encoding DNA gyrase subunit A, whose product MALLHDKTTVGIEEEIQKSYLDYAMSVIVGRALPELRDGLKPVHRRILFAMQRAGNFWNRGYRKSARVVGDVIGQYHPHGDTAVYDTVVRMAQTFSMRYPFIDGQGNFGSVDGDSPAAMRYTEVRLDRVCQALLEDLDKDTVDFIPNYDNTQEEPVVLPARFPVLLVIGSQGIAVGMATSIPPHNLGEIVDATIHLISNPDATIPDLIKFVPGPDFPTAGFIQGRQGILDAYTSGRGAVRMKAKAEVEDAGKGYQRIVVTEIPYMVNKARMLENVAELVKDKRITGIRDLRDESDRQGMRVVFELKRDENADVVLNQLFRHTQLQTNFNIQLLCVHNGRPRQMNLREILQLFIDFRKEVVIRRTRFELARARERAHLLEGLKIALDNLDEVIKTIRAAENPTAARDALMENFRLTQVQAQAILDMRLQRLTALERDKILEELKEVLARIEELEGILASETKVLDIIVAELNDVKERFGDARRTEIVEAEGEMLDEDLIPREDMVVTFSRKGYVKRVPASQYKSQRPGGKGRIATKVASEDVVSQILYASSHDTLLCFSNRGRVHWIRVFQLPEEGPYGKGKAIINLLKLDPGERVRKILPLQALSAEGYVVMVSAKGKIKKTAVSEFSRPRSSGLIALTIDPDDELIGVNLTTGDNDVLLATAKGKAIRFNESQVRPMGRQARGVTGIRMKPDDRVIGMEVISPGSEGTLLTITRSGFGKRTSLTEYPVKHRGGQGVITIKNTARLGDVVAIQMVEDSDHLLILTSGGRIIRLRMEEISVIGRNTMGRTLVRMDAGEEAVDVARAESSEEDEKESEDMDDGDATDASVEEDDESQEES is encoded by the coding sequence TTGGCTCTGCTTCACGATAAGACGACCGTAGGAATAGAAGAAGAGATCCAGAAGTCGTATCTGGATTACGCGATGAGTGTCATTGTCGGGAGGGCCCTCCCTGAATTGCGGGACGGCCTGAAGCCCGTGCATCGGCGGATTCTTTTTGCAATGCAGCGGGCCGGAAACTTCTGGAACCGAGGTTACCGCAAATCAGCCCGCGTGGTCGGTGATGTTATCGGCCAGTATCACCCCCACGGTGACACCGCGGTGTACGACACTGTGGTGCGCATGGCGCAAACGTTTTCCATGCGTTACCCCTTCATCGACGGACAGGGCAACTTCGGCAGCGTGGACGGCGATTCACCTGCGGCAATGCGGTACACCGAGGTTCGGCTGGACCGCGTTTGCCAGGCCCTTTTGGAAGACCTGGACAAAGATACGGTCGACTTCATCCCAAACTACGACAATACTCAGGAAGAGCCCGTGGTTCTGCCCGCGCGGTTCCCGGTCCTTCTTGTAATAGGGTCCCAAGGCATAGCCGTAGGCATGGCGACCAGCATTCCGCCTCACAATCTTGGCGAAATAGTTGACGCTACAATACACCTTATTTCCAACCCCGATGCCACAATACCCGACCTGATAAAGTTCGTGCCGGGACCGGACTTCCCGACCGCGGGATTCATCCAGGGTCGGCAGGGAATCCTGGATGCTTACACTTCAGGCCGCGGGGCCGTGCGAATGAAAGCGAAAGCCGAAGTTGAGGATGCAGGCAAAGGTTACCAGCGAATCGTGGTCACCGAGATACCGTACATGGTCAACAAGGCTCGAATGCTGGAAAACGTCGCGGAGCTGGTCAAGGACAAGAGGATTACCGGAATCAGGGACCTCCGAGACGAGTCGGACCGGCAAGGGATGCGAGTGGTCTTTGAGCTGAAAAGGGACGAAAACGCCGATGTGGTGCTCAATCAGCTTTTCAGGCACACGCAGCTTCAGACCAATTTCAACATCCAGCTCCTCTGCGTGCATAACGGCCGCCCGCGGCAGATGAACCTTCGGGAGATCCTTCAACTGTTCATCGACTTCCGCAAAGAGGTCGTCATACGCCGGACCCGCTTCGAGCTTGCAAGAGCCCGTGAGCGCGCTCACCTTCTGGAAGGCCTCAAAATTGCGCTGGACAACCTCGATGAAGTGATAAAGACCATTCGCGCGGCCGAAAACCCCACCGCGGCTCGGGACGCGCTGATGGAGAACTTTCGCCTCACACAGGTGCAGGCCCAGGCGATTCTGGATATGCGCTTGCAGCGGCTCACCGCGCTGGAGCGGGACAAGATCCTGGAGGAACTCAAAGAGGTACTCGCTCGAATAGAAGAGTTGGAGGGCATCCTCGCGTCGGAAACAAAGGTGCTGGATATCATTGTCGCTGAACTCAATGACGTTAAGGAGCGGTTCGGCGATGCCCGGCGAACCGAGATCGTGGAAGCAGAAGGAGAAATGCTGGACGAGGACCTGATTCCTCGCGAAGACATGGTCGTGACCTTCTCCCGCAAAGGCTACGTCAAGCGAGTCCCCGCGAGCCAGTACAAATCCCAGAGACCGGGAGGAAAAGGCCGGATAGCTACCAAAGTGGCAAGCGAAGACGTGGTCAGCCAGATTCTGTACGCTTCGTCTCACGATACTCTGCTCTGTTTTTCCAATCGCGGCAGGGTTCACTGGATCCGGGTGTTTCAATTGCCGGAGGAGGGTCCTTACGGCAAAGGCAAGGCGATCATCAACCTGCTCAAGCTCGATCCGGGCGAAAGGGTAAGAAAGATACTCCCGCTTCAGGCGTTGAGTGCGGAAGGCTATGTGGTGATGGTCTCCGCCAAGGGCAAGATCAAGAAGACCGCCGTAAGCGAGTTTTCCAGGCCGCGGTCGTCAGGGCTCATTGCGTTGACCATTGACCCGGATGATGAACTCATAGGCGTAAACCTTACCACCGGGGACAACGACGTACTCCTTGCCACGGCCAAGGGCAAGGCCATCCGCTTTAACGAAAGCCAGGTGCGGCCGATGGGCAGGCAGGCCCGCGGAGTGACCGGGATCAGAATGAAGCCTGATGACAGGGTCATTGGGATGGAAGTGATTTCCCCCGGTTCTGAAGGCACCCTGTTGACCATTACCCGGAGTGGCTTCGGGAAACGGACCTCATTGACTGAATACCCTGTCAAACACAGAGGTGGACAAGGGGTCATCACCATCAAGAATACCGCCAGGCTCGGCGACGTAGTTGCCATCCAGATGGTTGAAGACAGCGACCACCTGCTGATACTAACTTCGGGGGGCAGGATCATAAGGCTGCGAATGGAGGAGATTTCCGTCATAGGACGGAACACCATGGGCAGGACGCTGGTCCGAATGGACGCGGGCGAAGAAGCTGTGGACGTTGCCCGAGCGGAATCCTCTGAGGAAGACGAAAAAGAATCCGAGGACATGGACGACGGCGACGCGACGGACGCGTCTGTTGAAGAAGATGACGAAAGCCAAGAAGAAAGCTGA
- a CDS encoding arginine--tRNA ligase encodes MKELIRGVIRQAIGDAVSKSELSLPEGEPPNIEVSRTKDPRFGDYATNAALVLAAKLEMKPREVASIINEHLARESELIEKSEIAGPGFINFFLAPQVWHEVVRQIHSEKGDYGRRVTSNGPRVLLEFVSANPTGPLHVGHGRGAAVGDTLARLMRASGYDLQTEYYVNDSGNQMKILGRSLLVRYKELIGDQIEFPENHYRGDYIKELAADFKQTPLAEKIRTLPETEAVQLCAAYACDRILKGIQEDLDYFGVSYDSYFKEGTLHESGAIAATLKDLGSRGKTEEKDGALWFVMDDRADEKDRVLVRATGEPTYFAADAAYHEDKLKRGYELLVDIWGSDHHGYVPRVRAAIEALGHSPDVLKVLLVQFVTLVREGQKISMSTRSGEFVTLREVLEEVGPDAARFFFLTKRCDSHLDFDLDLAKKQSRDNPVYYVQYVHARVASIFRIASERGIDTDLTDPDLTTLSLPEEQKIMKHLADFPDMLSEAAETLEPHRVTFYLMDLAELFHAYYHDNRVLTDDPRLKKARLFLSEAVRQVVANGLGILGVTAPDRM; translated from the coding sequence ATGAAGGAATTGATAAGAGGTGTTATCCGACAAGCAATTGGAGATGCCGTTAGCAAGAGCGAATTGTCGTTGCCGGAAGGTGAACCTCCGAATATAGAGGTGTCCAGGACCAAAGATCCGCGGTTCGGTGATTACGCGACAAACGCGGCGCTGGTACTCGCGGCCAAACTCGAAATGAAGCCCAGAGAAGTGGCCTCGATCATAAACGAGCATCTGGCGAGAGAATCCGAACTAATTGAAAAGTCGGAAATTGCAGGGCCGGGGTTCATTAATTTCTTCCTGGCGCCTCAGGTGTGGCATGAGGTCGTGCGTCAAATCCACAGCGAAAAAGGTGATTACGGCCGCCGGGTAACCAGTAACGGCCCCAGAGTTCTCCTGGAATTCGTCAGTGCCAATCCTACCGGGCCTTTGCACGTGGGTCACGGCCGAGGCGCGGCTGTCGGCGATACTCTCGCGCGCTTGATGCGAGCCTCCGGATACGATTTGCAAACCGAGTACTATGTCAACGATTCAGGCAACCAGATGAAGATCCTCGGACGGTCGCTGCTTGTTCGTTACAAGGAACTCATCGGGGACCAGATCGAATTCCCCGAGAATCACTATCGGGGTGATTACATCAAGGAGCTGGCAGCAGATTTCAAGCAGACCCCTTTGGCGGAGAAAATTCGGACGCTTCCCGAGACTGAGGCTGTTCAACTCTGCGCTGCCTATGCTTGCGACCGGATACTGAAGGGCATACAGGAAGATCTGGATTACTTCGGCGTGAGCTACGACAGCTACTTCAAGGAAGGGACCCTCCATGAAAGCGGGGCCATCGCGGCCACTCTGAAGGACCTGGGCAGTCGGGGAAAGACGGAAGAAAAGGACGGCGCTCTGTGGTTTGTCATGGATGACCGCGCGGATGAGAAAGACCGGGTCCTTGTGAGGGCCACCGGCGAGCCGACATATTTCGCGGCGGACGCAGCCTATCATGAGGACAAGCTGAAACGCGGCTACGAATTGTTGGTGGACATATGGGGATCGGACCACCATGGGTACGTACCTCGGGTACGTGCGGCAATAGAAGCCCTCGGCCATAGCCCCGATGTCCTCAAGGTGCTGCTGGTTCAGTTTGTGACCTTGGTCAGAGAGGGACAGAAGATCTCGATGTCCACACGCTCCGGTGAATTCGTCACCCTCCGGGAAGTGCTGGAAGAAGTCGGCCCCGACGCGGCGCGCTTCTTTTTCCTGACCAAACGCTGCGACAGCCATCTTGACTTTGACCTCGATCTGGCCAAAAAACAGTCCCGCGACAATCCCGTTTACTATGTGCAGTATGTTCATGCGCGGGTTGCAAGCATCTTTCGGATAGCTTCGGAAAGAGGCATTGACACCGATCTTACCGACCCGGATCTGACCACGCTGTCGTTGCCGGAAGAGCAAAAAATCATGAAGCACCTGGCGGACTTCCCGGACATGCTGTCAGAAGCGGCCGAAACACTGGAGCCGCACCGGGTGACCTTCTATCTCATGGATCTCGCTGAACTTTTCCACGCGTACTATCATGACAACAGAGTTCTCACGGACGACCCTCGCCTGAAGAAAGCGCGTCTCTTCCTTTCCGAGGCAGTGCGTCAAGTGGTGGCAAACGGTTTGGGAATTCTCGGAGTAACAGCTCCGGACCGGATGTGA